The following proteins come from a genomic window of Phormidium ambiguum IAM M-71:
- a CDS encoding type II toxin-antitoxin system VapC family toxin, with protein sequence MTTSIKCVVDTSVCIKQFISDPLSAKVQQLFAHLADSSNQIYVPDLLYIESANTFWKYVRAGQLTASQVQANLSNLKALSLQVVSMAELMEEAVNIAIAYGISAYDASYVALSHRVSAPLLTLDQRLVNTLANAPYNVQLFTNFSVPPLP encoded by the coding sequence ATGACAACCTCAATTAAATGCGTCGTTGATACTAGCGTTTGTATCAAACAATTTATTTCAGATCCCTTATCTGCAAAAGTACAACAACTATTCGCCCATCTTGCTGATTCAAGCAATCAAATCTATGTTCCTGATTTGCTCTATATTGAATCAGCAAATACCTTTTGGAAATACGTTCGTGCTGGACAGTTGACAGCTAGCCAAGTTCAAGCAAATTTATCTAATCTCAAGGCTTTATCGCTGCAAGTGGTTTCTATGGCTGAGTTAATGGAAGAAGCCGTTAATATTGCGATCGCTTACGGAATTTCCGCTTATGATGCCTCTTATGTTGCGCTTTCTCACCGAGTCAGCGCCCCTTTATTGACATTAGATCAAAGATTAGTAAATACTCTCGCCAATGCACCTTATAACGTGCAGTTATTTACCAACTTTTCCGTTCCACCATTGCCCTAA
- a CDS encoding Uma2 family endonuclease — translation MNSLTLNLPPVLKLTDEQFEQLAAFNSDLRLELTAKGELIIMPPTGGETGNRNFEAYIDLGIWNRQTRLGKAFDSSTGFRLPNGGTRSPDISWVTIERWNNLTEEQRKKFLPLCPDFAIELISETDDVEETRTKMQEYLQNGLRLGWLINPKIRQVEIYRSNRSVEVLNSPTTLSGEDVLPGFVLDLKLIFS, via the coding sequence ATGAACAGTTTAACTCTCAACTTACCGCCTGTTCTCAAATTAACAGATGAGCAATTTGAACAATTGGCGGCTTTTAATAGCGATTTACGTTTGGAATTGACGGCGAAGGGAGAATTAATTATTATGCCACCGACGGGGGGAGAAACGGGAAACCGGAATTTTGAGGCTTACATTGACTTAGGAATTTGGAACCGTCAAACTCGTTTGGGGAAAGCTTTTGATTCTTCGACAGGATTTCGATTGCCAAATGGCGGTACTCGTTCCCCTGATATTTCTTGGGTAACGATCGAGCGATGGAATAATCTAACTGAGGAACAACGCAAGAAATTTTTACCATTATGTCCCGATTTTGCGATCGAACTAATTTCAGAAACCGATGATGTGGAAGAAACGCGGACAAAAATGCAGGAATATTTACAAAATGGGTTGCGGTTGGGATGGTTGATTAATCCTAAAATTAGGCAAGTGGAAATTTATCGCTCGAACCGATCGGTGGAAGTTTTGAACTCTCCTACAACTTTATCCGGTGAGGATGTTTTACCGGGGTTTGTTTTAGATTTAAAGTTGATTTTTTCATAA